A region from the Dendropsophus ebraccatus isolate aDenEbr1 chromosome 1, aDenEbr1.pat, whole genome shotgun sequence genome encodes:
- the SLC38A2 gene encoding sodium-coupled neutral amino acid symporter 2: protein METMSKQEMGRLNISPDEDSMSSNSNDDYSGYATKKLSIKGHYDMDPENQNFLLEPTMAKTKCKMEYNLPGTTSFGMSVFNLSNAIVGSGILGLSYAMANTGIALFMILLTFVSIFSLYSIHLLLKTANEGGSLLYEQLGFKAFGIFGKLAASGSITMQNIGAMSSYLFIVKYELPLVIKELLGPSADPNAWYLNGDYLVIMVSVLLILPLSLLRNLGYLGYTSGLSLMCMVFFLIVVIYKKFELTCPAWIENDAINMTLNNTISHLTTHGLASGAELNHTHDDDMCTPKYFVFNSQTVYAVPILTFSFVCHPAVLPIYQELKGRSRRRMMNVSNVSFFAMFLMYLLAALFGYLTFYGNVEPELLHTYSKVAGGVIFVVVRLAVLVAVTLTVPIVIFPIRSSITQLLCAGKDFAWWRHILITLLILAFTNGLVIFVPTIRDIFGFIGASAAAMLVFILPSAFYIKLVKKESKSSVQKIGATLFLISGFVVMIGSMTLIIIDWVHGKPSDGH from the exons ATGGAGACCATGAGCAAACAAGAAATGGGGAGGCTTAATATTTCTCCAGATGAAGACAGTATGAGCTCCAACAGCAACGACGATTATTCAGGCTATGCAACAAAGAAGCTCTCCATTAAAGG CCATTATGACATGGATCCTGAAAACCAGAATTTTCTACTTGAACCTACTATGGCAAAGACGAAATGTAAAATGGAATATAAT CTCCCAGGTACCACATCATTTGGCATGTCAGTATTTAACCTCAGCAATGCCATTGTTGGCAGTGGAATTCTGGGTCTTTCATATGCCATGGCTAACACTGGGATAGCACTTTTTAT gaTCCTATTGACATTCGTGTCAATATTCTCTCTATATTCTATTCATTTATTACTGAAGACGGCAAATGAAGGAG GGTCCTTATTATATGAACAACTGGGATTTAAAGCTTTTGGTATATTTGGAAAGCTTGCAGCTTCTGGATCTATCACCATGCAGAATATTGGAG CTATGTCAAGCTACCTCTTCATAGTGAAATATGAACTGCCACTCGTGATCAAAGAGCTTCTTGGCCCAAGTGCTGATCCTAA tgCATGGTACTTAAATGGGGATTATCTGGTCATCATGGTCTCTGTGCTGCTCATCCTTCCTTTGTCACTCTTAAGAAACTTGG gaTACCTTGGCTATACCAGTGGCCTTTCTCTGATGTGTATGGTCTTCTTCCTGATTGTT GTGATATACAAGAAATTTGAGCTCACGTGTCCTGCCTGGATAGAAAATGATGCCATTAACATGACTTTGAACAACACAATTTCTCATCTGACCACACATGGCCTTGCAAGTGGTGCTGAGCTTAATCACACACACGATGATGACATGTGCACCCCAAAATACTTTGTATTTAACTCACAG ACAGTGTATGCTGTGCCGATCTTGACTTTCTCCTTTGTCTGTCATCCAGCTGTCCTTCCCATCTACCAGGAACTTAAGGG ACGCAGTCGTAGAAGGATGATGAATGTGTCAAATGTGTCATTCTTTGCCATGTTTCTCATGTACCTGTTGGCTGCTCTCTTTGGATATTTGACTTTTTATG GTAATGTTGAACCAGAGCTGCTCCACACATACTCAAAAGTTGCAGGAGGAGTCATATTCGTGGTTGTGCGTCTGGCTGTTCTTGTTGCAGTCACTTTAACTGTTCCCATTGTTATTTTCCCA ATCCGCAGCTCCATCACACAACTGTTGTGTGCAGGAAAGGACTTTGCTTGGTGGCGTCACATTCTGATCACACTTCTGATTCTAGCTTTCACCAATGGTCTTGTCATCTTTGTTCCCACCATAAGAGACATCTTTGGATTTATTG GTGCCTCTGCAGCAGCCATGTTGGTTTTCATCTTGCCATCTGCTTTTTACATAAAGTTAGTCAAGAAGGAAAGTAAGAGTTCTGTTCAGAAGATTGGG GCTACACTATTTCTtatcagtggatttgtggttatGATTGGCAGCATGACCCTCATTATCATTGACTGGGTTCACGGTAAACCTTCCGATGGGCACTAA